CACGCCCGGCTCGCGGCCATGGGGCGGCCTGCCACGGCCTTCGTGAGCCAGCCCGAGCCCCGCTCCATCGGTCATTTCGCCAAGGGAAAGCAGCTCATCGCGGGCAATTACCTCTTCGCCGGTTACCTCGTGGAGACCGCTCCGGGGACGTCACTCTGGGATGTGGCCGCGCCCTCGGACACCTTCGCCGAGGAGGCGCATGGCTTCCTTTGGCTCGACGATCTGGCCGCTGTGGGAGACGGGGCCGCCCGCGCGCTGGCGCAGGACTGGGCCGCGGGCTGGATCAGGGAATTCGGGCGCGGGCGCGGGCCGGGCTGGAGCCCGGACCTTACCGGGCGCAGGCTCATCCGCTGGATCAACCACGCGCTGTTCCTCTTGTCGGGCAATGGCAGCATTCATGGCGAACTCTTCTTTCGCTCGCTCGCCCAGCAGACCCGCTTCCTCGGGCGTCGCTGGCACTCGACAACGGCGGGCCTGCCTCGGATCGAGGCGCTCACGGGGCTCATCTATGCGGGCCTCTCGCTCACGGGCATGGAGCGTTTCGTGCCCACGGCCATCTCGGCCCTCGGTCGCGCCTGCGAACGGCAGATCGACAAGACGGGAGCCATGGCCCCGCGCAACCCCGAAGAGCTGCTCGAGATCTTCACGCTCTTGAACTGGGCAGCGCTTGCCCTCGACGATGCGGGCCGCGCGGCGGCCCCGGCGCATCTCGCCGCCATCGAGCGGATCGCACCCGTGCTGCGCACGTTGAGGCACGCCGATGGCGGGCTCGCGCGCTTTCACGGGGGAGGGCGTGGCCTCGAGGGGCGACTCGACGCGGCGCTCGCGCTCTCGGGTGTGAAGGCCGAACCGGCGGGGCCGCAGGGCCGCGAGGCCATGGGCTATGCCAGGCTCGCCGTGGGGCGGACATCGGTCCTCGTGGATGTCGCCGCACCGCCCAAGGGCGCGGCCAGCTACAACGCCCATGCCTCCACCCTGGCCTTCGAGCTCACATCGGGGCGGCGTCCGCTCGTGGTGAGCTGCGGCTCAGGCGCGGCGTTCGGCGAAGCCTGGCGGCGCGCGGGCCGGGCGACGCCCTCCCATTCCACGCTCTCGCTCGCTGGCTACTCCTCCTCCCGGCTCGGGCCGCGCAAGTTCCTGTCAGGGCGGGCGCGGGAGCTTCTCACGGATGTGCCCAGGGAGCTGAGCTGCGATTGGCGCGACACCGAGTTCGCCACCCGGTTGCAGGTGAGCCACGATGGCTACCGCGCCACTCACGGTCTCATCCATGTCCGCACGCTCGAGCTCGGCCATGACGGGCGCGGCCTCGTCGGCGAGGAGCTCCTGCTCGCGCTCAACGCCGCGGATCGCGGCCGCTTCGAAAGCCACCTCGATGGCGGCGGGCTCAAGGGCGTCCCCTTCAGCATCCGCTTTCACTTGCATCCCGATGTCGACGCCGCCCTCGACATGGGGGGCGCGGCGGTCTCGCTGGCCCTGCGCAGCGGCGAAATCTGGGTGTTTCGGCACGATGCCAAGGCGACCTTGTCGATCGAGCCGAGTGTCTACCTGGAGCGCGGGCGGCTCAAGCCCCGCGGCGCCGAGCAGATCGTGCTTTCGGGCAGCGCCCTGACCGACCAGTCGCGCGTCAGGTGGTCTCTGGCCAAAGCGCAGGAAACTCCGCTATCTGTCCGCGACCTCCGGCGGGACGATCCGCTCGCCACAGACGACGACTAGAAGGACTTCCGCCCATGCCCGATCTCGTGCCGCTCCGACGCGCGCTGCTTTCCGTATCCGACAAGGCGGGGATCGTGGAGCTGGGGCAGGCGCTGGCGGCGCGCGGCGTGGAGCTTGTGAGCACGGGCGGTACAGCGCGGAGCCTGCGCGAGTCGGGGCTCGAGGTGCGCGATATCTCCGATCTCACTGACTTTCCCGAGATGATGGACGGGCGTGTGAAGACGCTGCATCCGGTCGTCCATGGCGGGCTTCTGGCGGTGCGCGAGGACGCGGCCCACGCGGCCGCCATGGAGACCCATGGCATCGGCGCGATCGATCTCGTCGTCGTCAATCTCTACCCCTTCGAGGCCACCGTGGCGCAGGGGGCGGGCTATGCCGAGGTGATCGAGAATATCGACATCGGTGGGCCTGCCATGCTGCGCTCGGCGGCCAAGAACCACGCCTATGTGAGCGTCGTCACCGACCCAGAGGATTACGCGCCGCTCCTCGCCGAGCTCGAAGAACATGACGGCGCCACGAGCTACGGCTTCCGCCAGAAACTCGCGCTCGAGGCCTATGCGCGCACGGCGGCCTATGACGCGGCGGTCTCCGGGTGGATGGCAGGGGCGCTTGAGACCCGCGCGCGCCGCTACGCCACCGCCGGCACGCTCCGCCAGGAGATGCGCTACGGCGAGAACCCGCACCAGGCGGCGGCGTTCTACGTCGACGGCTCCGCGCAGGTGGGGGTGGCCACGGCCACCCAGCACCAGGGCAAGGCGCTTAGCTACAACAATATCAACGACACCGACGCGGCCTTCGAGCTCGTCAGCGAGTTCGACCCGGCCGAGGGCCCGGCCTGCGCCATCATCAAGCACGCCAATCCCTGCGGCGTGGCGCGCGGCGGAACCCTCGCGGAGGCCTATGCGCGCGCCTTCGATTGCGACCGCACGTCGGCCTTCGGCGGGATCATCGCGCTCAACCAGCCGCTCGACGAGGCCACCGCAGAGGAGATCACCAAGATCTTCACTGAGGTCGTGATCGCCCCCGGCGCGAGCAACGCGGCTCGTGCCGTTTTTGCCAAGAAGAAGAACCTGCGGCTCTTGACCACCGAGGGCCTCGCGGACACCGCCACTGCGCGCGCCTACCTCAAGCAGGTGGCCGGGGGCTTTCTTCTCCAGGACAAGGACGTGGGCGCGCCGGGCGCGCTCACCGTGGTCACCGAGCGGGCGCCATCCGAGGAAGAGCTGCGCGACCTGGCTTTTGCCTGGACCGTGGCCAAGCATGTGAAATCCAACGCCATCGTCTATGCCAATCACCTCTCCACGGTAGGCGTCGGCGCGGGCCAGATGAGCCGGGTGGATTCGACCCGCATCGCCGCGCGCAAGGCCGAGGACATGGCCAAGGAGCTCGGCCTGAAGACGCCGCTCACGCAGAATTCGGTGGCGGCTTCTGATGCCTTCTTCCCCTTCCCCGACGGCCTCCTCACCGTGGCCGAGGCCGGAGCCACGGCGGTCATCCAGCCTGGAGGCTCCATGCGCGACGACGAGGTGATCGCAGCCGCCAACGAGGCCGGGCTCGCCATGGTCTTCACCGGTCAACGGCATTTCCGGCACTGAGATGCGGGCGCTCTGGATCACGGCCGCGCTGACCTTCCTGGGGGACCAGGCGCTCAAGTACTACATCCTGCACGTGCTCGATCTCGACCGGATCCGGGCGATCGACGTTCTCCCGCCCTTTCTCAACCTGCGCATGACCTGGAATTACGGGGTCAATTTCGGGCTCTTCTCGGGAGGCGGCAATACGCGGTGGATCCTCATCGCTATCGCCGTGGTGATCTGCGCGGTCGTGCTGTGGTGGATGCGCAAGGGCCAGGGGACGCTGGCGCTCGTTTCCGCGGGGCTCCTCGTGGGCGGGGCCGCGGGCAACGTGATCGATAGGATCGTCTATGGCGGTGTGGCGGACTTTCTCAACATGTCCTGCTGCGGGATTAACAACCCTTACGCCTTCAATCTGGCTGATATCGCGATCTTCATCGGCGCGCTCGGGCTCGTCTTCTTCGTCAAGGATGCGCCGGAGGCGGAGGCGTGACGCGCCCGGCGCATTGGTGTAACCCAGCAGAAAGAATGGGGTGTGTCATGCGTTGGATCGTCTTGGGATTGGTGGCCTTGGCCCTATCGGCCTGTGCGAACGCCGATGGAAGCGAGGGGCCCGACGAGTTCGGCGTTGTCCCGTCGCTGCCTCTCGAGCTGCCCCCTACCTTCTCCGACCTGCCGCCGCCCACGCCCGGCGCGAGTAACCGGGCCGATGTGACCCCCACAGCCGATGCCGCCGCCGCCCTCGGCGGCACGCTCCGCGATCCGGGCATCCCAGCCGGTGACGGTGGGCTCGTGAGCTTCGCCTCGCGGTTTGGCGTGGACCCCAACATCCGCGCGGAGCTTTTCGCGGCGGACGAGCAATTCCGCGACCGAAGGGGACGCCTGCGGTTCCTCGGGCTTGGCCGCGGCGACCGGTATTTCAGCGCCTATGCGCGACAAACTCTCGACGCCCAGGCCGAGCTTGCGCGCTTCCGCGAGGCAGGGGTCTCCGTCCCCACCGCGCCGCCCAACTAGCCGTCACATCGCTGTCACCGCGCTTGAAGCCGCCCGCGCCGGCCGTACCTTATGGCGCAGGAGGACGATGCCTGATGATCCGAATGCTCACCGCCGCCGCCGTCGCGCTGGCCGCGACCCCGCTTGCCGCCGCCGAGGCCGTAACGAATTTCTTTCTCGACAACGGGATGGAGGTCGTCGTCATCGAGGACACCCGCGCCCCGGTCGTCGTGCACATGGTCTGGTACAAGGTCGGCTCCGCCGACGAGCCAGAGACGAAGAGCGGGATCGCGCATTTCACCGAACACCTGATGTTCAAGGCCACCGACACCCTCGAGGACGGTGAATTCCAGCGGATCGTCACCGAGAACGGCGGCACCGATAACGCCTTCACGAGCTACGATTACACCGGATATTTCCAGCGCGTGGCCTCCGACCGCCTCGGTCTGATGATGGAGATGGAGGCCGACCGGATGGTCAACCTCGCGCTCGACGAGGACGACATCGCCACGGAGCGCGGCGTCATCATCGAGGAGCGCAACCAGCGCACCGACAGCTCGCCCGGCGCGCTCATGCAAGAGCAGGTCCGGGCCGCGCAATTCCTCAATCATCAATACGCCGTGCCGATCATCGGCTGGCGCCACGAGATGGAGACGCTGGGGCTTGAGGATGCCAATGCCTTCTACGAGGCGCATTACGCGCCCAACAACGCCATTCTCGTGGTGGCCGGAGACGTGACGCCCGAAGAGGTCCGCATGCTTGCCGAGGAACACTACGGTGTCATCCCTGCGAACCCGGCGATCACCGAGCGCGCACGCCCGGCAGAGCCGCCGCAGCGGGCCGAGCGCCGCCTCGTCTACCGGGATGCACGGGTGGCACAGCCCTATTTCACACGCACCTACCTCGCGCCCGAGCGGAACGCCGGAGATCAGCGGGAGGCAGCCGCCCTGCGGCTCCTCGCATCGGTGCTCGGCGGGTCGGGGGCGACCTCCGTCTTTGGCGAGACCCTCGAATTCGAGCAGGAGATCGCCGTCTACACCTCCGCATACTACCAGGGGACCTCGCTCGACGAGACGACCTTCGGCCTGATCGGGGTGCCATCGCCGGGCACCTCCCTCGAAGAGCTCGAGGCTGCCATGGATGCCGAAATCGCCCGCTTCCTCGAGGAGGGCGTGGACCCCGAGCAGCTCGAGCGGATCAAGGCGCAGTGGCGCGCCTCGGAGGTCTACGCGCTCGACGACGTGGGCGGCATCGCCCGCCGCTACGGCGCCGCGCTCACCTCCGGGCTCACCGTGCAGGACGTGCAGGAGTGGCCGGAGATCATCCAATCCATCACGGGCGACGAGATCGTCGCCGCCGCCGCGCGCGTCTTCGACCGGACCAACGCCGTCACCGGCTATCTCATGCAACCAGACCAGCCGGAGGTGACGCAATGATCGCCCGACTGACCGCCGTTTTCGCCCTCTTCGCCCTGCCCGCCTGGGCCGAAGTGGATATCCAGGAAGTGACTTCGCCCGGCGGCATCGACGCGTGGCTCGTGGAGGAAAGCTCCATCCCGTTCACCGCGCTCGAGCTTCGCTTCGACGGGGGCGCCTCGCTCGACCCCGAGGGCCTGCGGGGCGTGACCAACCTGATGATGGGCATGCTCGAAGAAGGATCTGGCGACATGGACGCCCGCGCCTTCGCCGAGGCCCGCGAGACGCTGGCGGCGCGCTTCGAATTCGATGCCTTCGGCGACAGCGTATCCATCAGCGCGTCCTTCCTCAGCGAGAACCGCGACGAAGCCGTGGCGCTGCTGCGCCAGGCGCTCACCCAGCCCACCTTCGATGAGATCGCCGTGGAGCGCGTGAAGCGGCAGGTGCTGACGGGCATCCGCTCCGACCTGCTCGACCCCGATGAGATCTCGTCGGCGCGCTTTTTCGAGATGGCCTTCGGCGACCATCCCTATGGCAGCGACCTCGCTGGGACGGAGGCCTCCGTGACCGCGATCACGCGGGAGGATCTGGAGACGGCCCGGCAGAACGCGCTGGCTCTCGACAGGCTCCATGTCGGCGCGGTGGGCGATATCACGGCCGACGAACTCGGTGCGCTGCTCGACGAGCTCTTGGGCGACCTGCCCGCCAGCGGCCCGGACACGCCCCCGCGCGTGGATTTCGCGCTGCCGGGAGGCACGACGGTCATCGAATTCGAGGGCCCGCAATCCACCGCGCTCTTCGGCCATGTGGGCATCGAGCGCGATGATCCGCGTTATTTCGCGGCCTTCATCCTCATGGAGATTCTCGGTGGGGGCGGCATCGAGAGCCGGCTCGGCTTCGAGGTGCGCGAGGAGCGCGGCCTCACCTATGGCATCTCCTCCTTCCTCGTGCCGCGCGATCTCTCCGAGATGATCCTCGGGCGCGTGCGGTCCTCCAACGAGACCATCGCGGAGGCCATCGAGGTGACCCGCGACGTCTGGGAACAGACCGCGACCGAGGGCGTCACGCCCGCGGAACTCGCGCGCACGCAGACCTATCTGACCGGGGCCTATCCGCTCCGCTTCGATGGCAACGGCACCATCGCCAACATCCTGGCGGGGATGCAGCAGGCCGATCTCGGGATCGATTACATCGCCACGCGCAACGACAACATCGAGGCCGTGACGCTGGAGGAGGTGAACCAGGTGGCGCGTGAGATCCTGCTGCCGGATGAGCTTCACTTCGTGGTGGTGGGCGAGCCTGTCGGGCTGACGACGACCACCAACTAGACGTTCCGAATCTGCGCTGGCCATGCTACCCCTTGGGTCATGGCCAGCCCGGACCCCAAGATAAGCGCCCCAACCATCCGGCAGCTCGACGAGGCCGCCATCAACCGCATCGCTGCCGGCGAAGTGGTGGAGCGGCCCGCGAGCGCGGTGAAAGAGCTCGTGGAGAACGCCATCGACGCCGGCGCGTCCCGGATCGACGTGGCCTACGAGGCGGGGGGCAAGACCCTGATCCGGGTGACAGATGATGGCTGCGGCATCCCGCCCTCTGACCTGCCGCTGGCGCTGGCGCGGCACGCCACGTCGAAGATCGACGGCTCGGACCTGCTCAACATCCACACCTTCGGGTTTCGGGGCGAGGCGCTGCCATCGCTCGGCGCGGTGGGACGGCTCTCCGTCATCTCCCGCGCGGAGGGCGCGGCGGAGGCGGCAAAGCTCGCCGTGGCCGGCGGGGACATGGCCCCGGTCGCGCCCGCGGCCCTCAGCCGGGGGACGGTGGTGGAGCTGCGCGATCTCTTTTTCGCCACGCCCGCGCGGCTCAAGTTCCTGCGCTCGGAACGGGCCGAGGCGCAATCCATCTCGGATGTCGTCAAACGCCTCGCCATGGCCGAGCCCTTCGTAGGCTTCACGCTGCGCGACCTCGGCACGGGGCGCGAGGTCTTCCGGGCCGAGCCTTGCATGGGCGGGCCGGTCGACGCGTTGCGCGCACGGCTCGGGCAGATCCTCGGGCGGGAGTTCATCGAGAACGCCGTGCCGGTGGAGGCGGAGAAGGAGGGAGTGCACCTGACGGGCTTTGCGGCGCTTCCCACCTATTCGCGCGGCGCGGCGGTGGCGCAGTTCTTCTTCGTTAATGGCCGGCCCGTGCGGGACAAGCTTCTGCTCGGGGCGCTGCGCGGGGCCTATGCGGATTTCCTCAGCCGGGACCGGCACCCGGCCGTGGCGCTCTTCGTGGAATGCCCGCCCATGCGCGTGGACGTGAACGTGCATCCGGCGAAGTCGGAGGTGCGCTTTCGGGAGCCCGCGGCGGTGCGGAGCCTCGTCGTCAACGGCCTGCGGCAGGCGCTGGCGCGGGCGGGGCATCGCGCGTCGACCACCGTGGCCACGGAGACGCTGGGCGCCATGCGGCCCGAGGCGCCGCAGGCGGTTGTCTATCAGATGGATTTCGCCTCTCGCCCGGCCCGCCAGATGCCGCCCATGGCCCGGGAACCTCAGGGCTTCGAGGAGGCCCCCGCCGCGCGCGTCGAGCCGGAGCCCGACGCGCAGGGGGACCATCCGCTCGGCGCCGCGCGGGCCCATTTGCATGAGAACTACATCGTCGCGCAGACAGCGGACGGGATGATCCTTGTCGATGCGCACGCGGCCCATGAGCGGCTCGTCTACGAGGAGCTCAAGGCTGGGATGGCCGCGCGGGGCGTGGCCTCGCAGGCGCTTCTCATCCCCGAAATCGTTGACCTTTCCGAGGGCGACGCGGCGGCGATCCTAGAGCAGGCGGAGGCGCTTGCCGCGCTCGGGCTCGTGATCGAAGCCTTTGGGCCGGGCTCCGTGGCCGTCCGCGAAGTGCCCGCGATCCTCGGGGCCTGTGACGCGCGCGCCCTCCTTCTCGACGTGGTGGATGAACTCACCGATGGGGGCACGAGCCGGGTCGTCTC
The genomic region above belongs to Pseudomonadota bacterium and contains:
- a CDS encoding DUF3035 domain-containing protein, which encodes MRWIVLGLVALALSACANADGSEGPDEFGVVPSLPLELPPTFSDLPPPTPGASNRADVTPTADAAAALGGTLRDPGIPAGDGGLVSFASRFGVDPNIRAELFAADEQFRDRRGRLRFLGLGRGDRYFSAYARQTLDAQAELARFREAGVSVPTAPPN
- a CDS encoding pitrilysin family protein, with the protein product MIRMLTAAAVALAATPLAAAEAVTNFFLDNGMEVVVIEDTRAPVVVHMVWYKVGSADEPETKSGIAHFTEHLMFKATDTLEDGEFQRIVTENGGTDNAFTSYDYTGYFQRVASDRLGLMMEMEADRMVNLALDEDDIATERGVIIEERNQRTDSSPGALMQEQVRAAQFLNHQYAVPIIGWRHEMETLGLEDANAFYEAHYAPNNAILVVAGDVTPEEVRMLAEEHYGVIPANPAITERARPAEPPQRAERRLVYRDARVAQPYFTRTYLAPERNAGDQREAAALRLLASVLGGSGATSVFGETLEFEQEIAVYTSAYYQGTSLDETTFGLIGVPSPGTSLEELEAAMDAEIARFLEEGVDPEQLERIKAQWRASEVYALDDVGGIARRYGAALTSGLTVQDVQEWPEIIQSITGDEIVAAAARVFDRTNAVTGYLMQPDQPEVTQ
- a CDS encoding heparinase II/III family protein, giving the protein MTQLHARLAAMGRPATAFVSQPEPRSIGHFAKGKQLIAGNYLFAGYLVETAPGTSLWDVAAPSDTFAEEAHGFLWLDDLAAVGDGAARALAQDWAAGWIREFGRGRGPGWSPDLTGRRLIRWINHALFLLSGNGSIHGELFFRSLAQQTRFLGRRWHSTTAGLPRIEALTGLIYAGLSLTGMERFVPTAISALGRACERQIDKTGAMAPRNPEELLEIFTLLNWAALALDDAGRAAAPAHLAAIERIAPVLRTLRHADGGLARFHGGGRGLEGRLDAALALSGVKAEPAGPQGREAMGYARLAVGRTSVLVDVAAPPKGAASYNAHASTLAFELTSGRRPLVVSCGSGAAFGEAWRRAGRATPSHSTLSLAGYSSSRLGPRKFLSGRARELLTDVPRELSCDWRDTEFATRLQVSHDGYRATHGLIHVRTLELGHDGRGLVGEELLLALNAADRGRFESHLDGGGLKGVPFSIRFHLHPDVDAALDMGGAAVSLALRSGEIWVFRHDAKATLSIEPSVYLERGRLKPRGAEQIVLSGSALTDQSRVRWSLAKAQETPLSVRDLRRDDPLATDDD
- the mutL gene encoding DNA mismatch repair endonuclease MutL, translated to MASPDPKISAPTIRQLDEAAINRIAAGEVVERPASAVKELVENAIDAGASRIDVAYEAGGKTLIRVTDDGCGIPPSDLPLALARHATSKIDGSDLLNIHTFGFRGEALPSLGAVGRLSVISRAEGAAEAAKLAVAGGDMAPVAPAALSRGTVVELRDLFFATPARLKFLRSERAEAQSISDVVKRLAMAEPFVGFTLRDLGTGREVFRAEPCMGGPVDALRARLGQILGREFIENAVPVEAEKEGVHLTGFAALPTYSRGAAVAQFFFVNGRPVRDKLLLGALRGAYADFLSRDRHPAVALFVECPPMRVDVNVHPAKSEVRFREPAAVRSLVVNGLRQALARAGHRASTTVATETLGAMRPEAPQAVVYQMDFASRPARQMPPMAREPQGFEEAPAARVEPEPDAQGDHPLGAARAHLHENYIVAQTADGMILVDAHAAHERLVYEELKAGMAARGVASQALLIPEIVDLSEGDAAAILEQAEALAALGLVIEAFGPGSVAVREVPAILGACDARALLLDVVDELTDGGTSRVVSERIEAVLSRVACHGSVRTGRRMQADEMNALLRRMEATPHSGQCNHGRPTYVELKLADIERLFGRS
- the purH gene encoding bifunctional phosphoribosylaminoimidazolecarboxamide formyltransferase/IMP cyclohydrolase, with product MPDLVPLRRALLSVSDKAGIVELGQALAARGVELVSTGGTARSLRESGLEVRDISDLTDFPEMMDGRVKTLHPVVHGGLLAVREDAAHAAAMETHGIGAIDLVVVNLYPFEATVAQGAGYAEVIENIDIGGPAMLRSAAKNHAYVSVVTDPEDYAPLLAELEEHDGATSYGFRQKLALEAYARTAAYDAAVSGWMAGALETRARRYATAGTLRQEMRYGENPHQAAAFYVDGSAQVGVATATQHQGKALSYNNINDTDAAFELVSEFDPAEGPACAIIKHANPCGVARGGTLAEAYARAFDCDRTSAFGGIIALNQPLDEATAEEITKIFTEVVIAPGASNAARAVFAKKKNLRLLTTEGLADTATARAYLKQVAGGFLLQDKDVGAPGALTVVTERAPSEEELRDLAFAWTVAKHVKSNAIVYANHLSTVGVGAGQMSRVDSTRIAARKAEDMAKELGLKTPLTQNSVAASDAFFPFPDGLLTVAEAGATAVIQPGGSMRDDEVIAAANEAGLAMVFTGQRHFRH
- a CDS encoding pitrilysin family protein, whose amino-acid sequence is MIARLTAVFALFALPAWAEVDIQEVTSPGGIDAWLVEESSIPFTALELRFDGGASLDPEGLRGVTNLMMGMLEEGSGDMDARAFAEARETLAARFEFDAFGDSVSISASFLSENRDEAVALLRQALTQPTFDEIAVERVKRQVLTGIRSDLLDPDEISSARFFEMAFGDHPYGSDLAGTEASVTAITREDLETARQNALALDRLHVGAVGDITADELGALLDELLGDLPASGPDTPPRVDFALPGGTTVIEFEGPQSTALFGHVGIERDDPRYFAAFILMEILGGGGIESRLGFEVREERGLTYGISSFLVPRDLSEMILGRVRSSNETIAEAIEVTRDVWEQTATEGVTPAELARTQTYLTGAYPLRFDGNGTIANILAGMQQADLGIDYIATRNDNIEAVTLEEVNQVAREILLPDELHFVVVGEPVGLTTTTN
- the lspA gene encoding signal peptidase II produces the protein MRALWITAALTFLGDQALKYYILHVLDLDRIRAIDVLPPFLNLRMTWNYGVNFGLFSGGGNTRWILIAIAVVICAVVLWWMRKGQGTLALVSAGLLVGGAAGNVIDRIVYGGVADFLNMSCCGINNPYAFNLADIAIFIGALGLVFFVKDAPEAEA